One segment of Sesamum indicum cultivar Zhongzhi No. 13 linkage group LG4, S_indicum_v1.0, whole genome shotgun sequence DNA contains the following:
- the LOC105160931 gene encoding uncharacterized protein LOC105160931: MASSVEEAGFWLPSEFLTDDDFLMGKENFNKSNNTRSEAEFCFPTEFPYGFETEGRERLEKLWVMSTSPQSTLAHFGTWAARSAGGSSNGSPNGVPSPPATPLASEYEAIGDLIYRAAGQVAKLKLNGGCGLGHWPNKHKGLLAPPRSLSQFYPESETPNPSVFPNTHFQAKQQNEGCGVWYSQQQVYQNRGGRPVGGMDQAAWTLQQSQNRGRPVLFGGSGNGVGGGGAAAKRACAGTGVFLPRRYGNNNDSNAYSSDSHKKPGCSAAVFPGRVAAHAHTKNFNSTNGFAQSQQQQPPPRFSRGFVPDYNALMARRHTLVLQQRRNMQSSLEGGSMLVSCDFYLPQEWTY; encoded by the exons ATGGCTAGTAGCGTTGAAGAAGCAGGGTTCTGGTTGCCCTCCGAGTTCTTGACTGACGATGATTTCCTTATGGGTAAAGAGAATTTCAACAAGAGTAACAACACTAGGTCGGAGGCTGAATTCTGCTTCCCCACTGAGTTCCCTTACGGATTTGAAACTGAGGGCCGTGAACGTCTTGAG AAGCTCTGGGTGATGTCCACTTCGCCTCAGTCGACGCTGGCCCACTTTGGGACTTGGGCTGCTCGGAGCGCCGGTGGGTCTAGCAACGGAAGTCCAAACGGCGTGCCGTCGCCTCCCGCGACGCCGCTGGCTTCCGAGTACGAAGCCATTGGGGATCTGATTTACCGCGCCGCCGGTCAAGTTGCGAAGCTCAAGCTGAACGGCGGTTGTGGGTTAGGACATTGGCCAAACAAGCATAAAGGCCTTTTGGCCCCGCCGAGAAGCCTTTCCCAATTTTACCCAGAATCCGAAACCCCTAATCCCTCCGTTTTCCCAAATACACAT TTTCAGGCAAAGCAACAGAATGAGGGGTGTGGTGTGTGGTATAGTCAGCAACAAGTGTATCAAAACAGGGGCGGAAGGCCAGTGGGAGGAATGGATCAAGCTGCATGGACCCTTCAGCAAAGCCAAAACCGTGGGAGGCCAGTTTTATTCGGCGGATCTGGTAACGGCGTCGGTGGCGGTGGTGCGGCGGCGAAAAGGGCGTGTGCTGGGACGGGAGTGTTTCTGCCTCGGAGATATGGGAATAATAATGACAGCAACGCTTATTCGTCAGATTCTCACAAGAAGCCAG GTTGTTCAGCAGCTGTGTTTCCAGGCAGAGTAGCTGCACATGCCCACACCAAGAACTTCAATAGTACGAATGGTTTCGCTCAATCTCAACAGCAGCAGCCTCCGCCCCGATTCAGCAGGGGCTTCGTCCCGGATTACA ATGCACTGATGGCGCGGCGGCACACCCTAGTGTTGCAACAACGCCGAAATATGCAGAGTTCGCTTGAGGGAGGATCGATGTTGGTGAGCTGCGACTTCTACCTTCCTCAGGAGTGGACTTACTGA